In one window of Mobiluncus massiliensis DNA:
- a CDS encoding trypsin-like peptidase domain-containing protein, producing the protein MSDTNNPWASPEETPASENQENTGSTPEHQETQIPANPQNSNEAATSDDSQPAQTQTPSLSGRIISVTPAGQASAEPAADSDNADQSGGRAVAHASGEVASAGFTSPSGDGFTSPSGSVPAEQPVGSSTGSFDTAPTNATEATPTQPTDPTSANATDPASANPASPNPSAQYGANAFWGTTPGFSDPLANPANPLSGASSPNQGQPSGSNPGQPGNPGGNPFATSDPFAGARGATNPLQNSLTWAATPGDKKEKSRPGWGALIGVAVAASLLSTGGLYAIEQSGLFGHDTETTSSTLFNPEDKDVATPEPVANSNSQNPNWEAVAKAVRPAVVAISVETNNESDQGSGSIIDSKGHILTNNHVVAGAADGNGIITVELFDGRLYKAKIVGRDVLTDLAVIKIENPPKDLTVASLGNSDDLKVGESVAAIGNPLGLSSTVTTGIVSALDRPVRVQAVQGGSPDGEDEKDPFGLRRYFGGGMIQPSQPEKSTAPTEVTTNAIQVDAAVNPGNSGGPLFDSRGRIVGVTSSIASLSGSGGSTGEGQAGSIGLGFAIPINQASMIATQLIDHGEAVHAALGVMVGQEVATVDKVSRLGARVQEINSGSAADKAGLKQGDIITKIDGKPVKGSLSLVGFVRQYAVGDTVELTVVRGGKEQKIPVTLQAQ; encoded by the coding sequence GTGAGCGATACAAATAACCCCTGGGCTTCCCCCGAGGAAACGCCCGCGTCAGAAAATCAGGAAAATACCGGGTCCACTCCGGAACATCAAGAAACGCAGATTCCCGCGAATCCCCAGAACTCTAATGAGGCTGCAACATCGGACGACTCGCAGCCCGCCCAGACGCAAACTCCGAGCCTGAGCGGCCGGATTATCTCGGTTACTCCCGCCGGTCAGGCCAGCGCTGAGCCTGCTGCGGACAGCGATAACGCCGACCAGTCGGGTGGCAGGGCGGTGGCCCACGCTTCTGGTGAAGTGGCGAGTGCAGGATTCACCAGTCCTTCCGGTGACGGTTTCACAAGTCCGTCCGGGAGCGTTCCCGCTGAACAGCCCGTGGGTAGCTCCACCGGTTCGTTCGATACCGCCCCGACCAACGCAACTGAGGCCACCCCAACTCAACCGACCGACCCCACTTCTGCCAACGCGACCGACCCCGCTTCTGCCAACCCGGCGAGCCCGAACCCTTCGGCACAGTACGGCGCCAACGCCTTTTGGGGCACCACGCCGGGCTTTTCCGATCCCCTCGCGAACCCGGCCAACCCGCTATCCGGCGCATCCAGCCCGAACCAGGGTCAGCCATCCGGCTCCAATCCCGGCCAGCCGGGCAACCCCGGCGGCAACCCGTTTGCGACTTCCGACCCCTTTGCCGGCGCCCGCGGGGCGACGAATCCGCTGCAAAACAGCTTGACCTGGGCGGCGACCCCGGGGGATAAAAAGGAAAAAAGCCGTCCCGGATGGGGAGCCTTGATCGGCGTGGCGGTGGCCGCATCGCTGCTGAGTACCGGGGGCTTGTACGCTATCGAACAGAGCGGCTTGTTCGGGCATGACACAGAAACGACCAGTTCGACCCTGTTCAACCCAGAGGATAAGGACGTCGCCACCCCCGAGCCGGTGGCAAATTCCAACTCGCAGAACCCGAACTGGGAGGCCGTGGCCAAAGCGGTCCGCCCCGCCGTGGTGGCGATTTCGGTGGAAACGAACAACGAATCCGACCAGGGCTCCGGCTCGATTATCGACTCGAAAGGCCACATCCTGACCAATAATCACGTGGTGGCGGGAGCCGCGGACGGCAACGGAATCATCACCGTAGAGCTGTTCGATGGACGCTTGTACAAAGCGAAAATCGTGGGCCGGGACGTGCTGACCGACCTGGCGGTGATAAAAATCGAGAACCCGCCGAAAGATTTGACCGTGGCGTCGTTGGGTAACTCGGACGACCTGAAAGTCGGGGAGTCGGTCGCGGCCATCGGTAACCCTCTGGGATTGTCATCTACGGTCACCACGGGTATTGTCTCGGCGCTGGACCGTCCCGTGCGGGTGCAAGCAGTGCAGGGGGGCAGTCCCGATGGTGAAGATGAGAAAGACCCCTTTGGCCTGCGGCGTTACTTTGGCGGCGGTATGATACAGCCTTCCCAGCCTGAAAAAAGCACCGCTCCTACCGAAGTCACCACGAACGCGATTCAGGTGGACGCAGCGGTGAATCCGGGTAACTCCGGCGGTCCCTTGTTCGATTCACGAGGGCGGATAGTGGGCGTGACCTCGTCCATTGCGAGTCTTTCGGGTTCCGGCGGCTCGACCGGAGAGGGCCAAGCGGGCTCTATCGGACTGGGCTTTGCCATCCCGATTAATCAGGCTTCGATGATTGCCACCCAGCTCATTGATCACGGCGAAGCGGTGCACGCGGCGCTCGGTGTCATGGTGGGCCAAGAGGTCGCCACCGTGGACAAAGTGTCCCGTTTAGGTGCGCGAGTGCAGGAAATCAACTCCGGTTCCGCCGCGGATAAAGCCGGTTTGAAACAGGGCGACATCATTACCAAGATTGACGGCAAGCCCGTGAAAGGCTCGTTGTCTCTGGTCGGTTTCGTGCGTCAATATGCCGTGGGCGACACGGTGGAACTGACCGTGGTGCGAGGCGGAAAGGAACAGAAGATTCCCGTGACGCTCCAGGCGCAATAG
- a CDS encoding FHA domain-containing protein — translation MKHIANGGKTFTVRICPLGHHNPPDFPRCRVCGGVLDDPIQVAFPKLGWVRSTDQQTVELTGDLVVGRAPETHGREGVFSLTTPPEILEISRTHARICTQGWEVTVEDLGSDNGTRLCRTTGQIVDLQPHKRYNIQPGDVLELAPNYLLRFEA, via the coding sequence ATGAAACACATCGCCAACGGAGGTAAAACGTTTACCGTGCGGATTTGTCCGCTGGGTCATCACAATCCGCCGGATTTTCCCCGCTGCCGAGTGTGCGGCGGAGTCCTGGATGACCCGATTCAGGTGGCTTTCCCGAAACTGGGCTGGGTGCGTTCCACTGACCAGCAAACTGTTGAGCTAACGGGCGATTTGGTGGTGGGTCGCGCCCCGGAGACGCACGGGCGCGAAGGGGTGTTTTCCCTGACTACTCCGCCCGAAATCCTCGAAATTTCCCGCACTCACGCCCGTATTTGTACGCAGGGCTGGGAAGTCACCGTGGAGGATCTGGGCTCGGATAACGGCACCCGCTTGTGCCGGACGACGGGCCAGATAGTGGACTTGCAGCCGCACAAGCGGTACAACATTCAACCCGGCGACGTGCTGGAACTGGCGCCAAACTACCTGTTGAGGTTTGAAGCCTGA
- a CDS encoding protein phosphatase 2C domain-containing protein produces MEIETGTWTFAHGETLHWAAATDIGLKRAENQDSFLAAPPFFLVADGMGGHAGGKQASATLLGHIQPLTGTDVSLPVVREALESACEEVMGLVEANIDYTISPPGTTLTGLVVLDSPGQGAVDGSASAPATDGSETAQFLVLNVGDSRTYVLREGLLTRLTRDHSQVAEMVEAGMLTVEEARVWPTRSVITRAIGAGQAGLPQIDTWTYPVATPRRFLVCSDGLHSMIDDGAIGRALGEHPTPEAAVNSLVNLALQAGGHDNVTAIVVDVTAPESAPTPTESAQSEPPEPPGSLLPPPPPPESER; encoded by the coding sequence ATGGAAATCGAAACCGGCACCTGGACGTTTGCTCACGGGGAAACGCTGCATTGGGCTGCCGCCACCGATATCGGCTTGAAACGGGCTGAAAACCAGGATTCCTTCCTGGCGGCTCCGCCGTTCTTTCTGGTTGCGGACGGAATGGGCGGCCACGCCGGAGGCAAACAGGCCTCGGCCACGCTGCTGGGGCACATTCAGCCTCTGACCGGCACGGACGTGAGCCTGCCGGTGGTGCGCGAAGCCCTGGAGTCGGCCTGCGAGGAAGTCATGGGGCTGGTCGAAGCAAACATTGATTATACGATTTCGCCGCCGGGAACCACGCTGACGGGTTTAGTGGTACTGGATTCACCAGGGCAGGGCGCGGTTGACGGGTCAGCGTCAGCCCCCGCCACGGACGGGTCAGAAACGGCGCAGTTCCTGGTGCTCAACGTGGGCGATTCGCGAACTTACGTGTTGAGAGAGGGGCTGCTGACCCGTCTGACGCGGGACCATTCCCAAGTCGCCGAGATGGTCGAGGCGGGGATGTTGACTGTGGAAGAAGCCCGCGTCTGGCCGACCCGTTCCGTCATCACCCGCGCTATCGGTGCTGGTCAAGCCGGGTTGCCGCAGATTGATACCTGGACCTATCCGGTGGCGACGCCCCGGCGTTTCCTGGTGTGTTCCGATGGTTTGCATTCCATGATTGACGACGGCGCTATCGGGCGGGCTCTGGGTGAACACCCCACCCCCGAAGCGGCGGTAAACTCCCTGGTGAACCTGGCTCTGCAGGCGGGAGGGCACGATAATGTGACCGCGATTGTGGTCGACGTGACCGCCCCGGAATCTGCACCCACCCCCACGGAATCGGCGCAGTCCGAGCCGCCCGAGCCGCCGGGCTCCCTTCTGCCGCCCCCGCCTCCCCCGGAGAGCGAGAGATAA
- the menD gene encoding 2-succinyl-5-enolpyruvyl-6-hydroxy-3-cyclohexene-1-carboxylic-acid synthase, with translation MDNTGRRDIQDASNRQYAGDLVRLLAAQGFTDWFYCPGSRDAPLGYALNQLAASRRLNLHVRIDERDAAFMALGSTRAGHPAVLVMTSGTAVGNALPAVMEAAHAGLSLLVLSADRPAALRGTGANQTTWQPGIFGDFVRFATDIQPGVTPAELQRAVSAAVASCRGVSPSPHRATNEKRFPLPGPVHINASFIEPLAPPETIEAFATRATRTSRAIASEDPLDPHQAPRGTLLIAGDLSDATYTDLCEVVENAGIPVLAEPQTAWRRHPNAVRGYAKAAGTTLSAVAEHNLERVIVAGRPTLTRPITRLIARRDIPVETVGAPGTTVNLADNIARQWADASTLACELAKAAKPSPPAAPHQLAETPENWLEMWRVAGENAVAALSGDWGFHSAAQAIWDSTMTAPEPVDLYLGASLTIRVFDAVARNSAPRRVYTNRGLAGIDGTIASAWGAALARRQPMRLVLGDVSFFHDLGALCHGRTEAVPNLQVIVVNNGGGRIFGGLEHGAAPADTFTRLFLTAQVGDVCGLARAAGWQAERVDNLAGLASALAQPVKGLSLLEVVL, from the coding sequence GTGGATAACACCGGTCGGCGAGACATTCAGGACGCCTCAAACCGGCAATACGCTGGGGATTTGGTGCGACTACTGGCTGCGCAGGGATTTACGGACTGGTTCTATTGCCCCGGGTCCCGGGATGCTCCACTGGGCTATGCCCTGAACCAGTTGGCAGCCAGCCGCCGCCTGAACCTGCACGTTCGCATCGATGAGCGCGATGCGGCTTTTATGGCTCTAGGGTCGACGCGCGCGGGGCATCCGGCAGTTTTGGTGATGACGTCCGGCACCGCGGTGGGAAACGCCCTGCCCGCGGTGATGGAGGCAGCCCACGCGGGTCTGTCGTTGCTGGTCCTCAGTGCGGATCGTCCCGCGGCACTGCGTGGCACTGGCGCGAACCAAACGACCTGGCAGCCGGGGATTTTTGGGGATTTCGTGCGTTTCGCCACCGATATACAGCCAGGTGTCACCCCAGCAGAGCTACAACGGGCCGTGTCCGCTGCCGTGGCGTCTTGTCGAGGCGTCAGTCCCTCGCCCCACCGGGCCACCAACGAAAAACGCTTCCCTCTCCCTGGGCCGGTACACATCAACGCCAGTTTCATCGAACCTTTGGCACCTCCCGAAACTATTGAGGCGTTCGCCACCCGCGCTACCCGCACCTCCCGCGCCATCGCTAGCGAGGACCCTCTGGACCCGCACCAGGCGCCGCGTGGCACCCTGCTGATTGCCGGGGACCTCAGCGACGCCACCTACACGGACTTGTGCGAGGTGGTCGAAAACGCGGGGATTCCCGTCCTGGCCGAACCGCAAACCGCCTGGCGGCGCCACCCCAACGCGGTGCGAGGATACGCCAAAGCCGCCGGAACCACATTGTCAGCGGTGGCGGAACACAACCTCGAAAGAGTCATAGTCGCGGGCCGACCCACCCTGACCAGGCCGATTACGCGGCTCATTGCCCGTCGCGACATTCCCGTGGAAACCGTGGGAGCACCGGGAACAACGGTCAACCTAGCCGACAACATCGCCCGGCAGTGGGCAGACGCGTCCACCCTGGCTTGTGAACTGGCGAAAGCGGCGAAACCATCGCCACCCGCAGCCCCCCACCAGTTAGCCGAGACCCCGGAAAACTGGCTGGAAATGTGGCGTGTGGCGGGGGAAAACGCGGTCGCGGCCCTGAGCGGGGACTGGGGTTTCCATAGCGCGGCACAAGCGATTTGGGACAGCACCATGACCGCGCCCGAGCCGGTGGACCTTTACCTGGGGGCTTCGCTAACCATCCGGGTTTTCGACGCGGTGGCGCGCAATTCTGCCCCGCGTCGCGTCTATACCAATCGCGGCCTAGCCGGGATTGATGGCACCATCGCCTCGGCTTGGGGGGCGGCGCTGGCCCGGCGTCAGCCGATGCGGCTGGTCCTGGGGGACGTGTCGTTTTTCCACGACCTGGGTGCCCTGTGCCACGGCCGCACCGAAGCGGTACCAAACTTGCAGGTCATAGTCGTAAACAACGGGGGCGGGCGGATTTTTGGCGGCCTGGAGCACGGTGCGGCCCCGGCGGATACCTTCACCCGACTGTTCCTCACTGCCCAGGTCGGAGACGTTTGCGGGCTAGCTCGGGCGGCGGGCTGGCAAGCCGAGCGGGTCGACAACTTGGCGGGGTTGGCCTCGGCCCTGGCCCAACCGGTCAAGGGGCTGAGCCTGCTGGAGGTCGTCCTGTGA
- a CDS encoding FtsK/SpoIIIE domain-containing protein, translated as MRRPVRILVEGNPTEVLLNADARARVADVAAALGGGPTSRLTVTPLAPLLDPGGTGSLPVVAEATGSQVPSGETGGSGPAQVGKPYVLPRALPLAKAPIPPGAGLALAGDNAELPPAPAGMKSLLTYSPQPVADPEPLGINVEMPARPRLWLANSATLAVPVVPVALFGVLSVIFPSAAAFALLGLAVVAGGAEVGWALTQNRAAWVRYERDMAALTPQIQTALDQRDAAIRASVTDLADPRNALLPGLWGHASAQMRIPVGFTQAHSEITLSSPADVAPFRGWGAMAGSNAETSHTTSGQVAAINRRISAIGAAAVGEGHTGLEVAYVPADSGPLAVTGPRNLRGPALNQLLIRAALRYSPADLKIVVAGAKPAQWAWVSFLPHGEAVREDLELEPVSDLSETSAERLAQAWTSRKGQRGSRQRLLLVVDGEVPAASRWEDFATEPGVWLVNAVDDLSSAVSAARQVLDLATGSWQDGVSRIPGANPPGPRHTASNGIPLQSARPSLLSVEPLLLTAPSARKIAELLANLKLPGKTAEPLPAVAQLTDVYPLTAGESAAFLGESGDKSRCAAAIGYGTAGPVTLDLADGQNAIVAGENQAARNNVIAAYLAGLALTQRPEDVSWVIFDSRGTKWGEVGQAPHCLGIEPGRGDAVFARLRRYLEAETERREIWLSESGAGSLARAHEAKIAGVPADLIVVIAVGEAFNSRQLSQLAERLHMYRALGLHLLVSSGDTEKLPREALKYLPTRVVLHLEDAALEMVCGSFEIDPHSTFAHPGRGVLLVGGVATGFQTLNTLMTTDFADAQLAPVNFTALGGAAFPPALSAGGQWRVPALAGRSSSRAGQSGDQPTVDVPRAATPLSVLAGSFCRGKSTIRRWTSGLEKVYDLAALGQSSDTEFRLGVRDDLGRQDVVPFGFSPDREGNLFVAGPSGSGRTGVLRAIAADSLNTGGRPVALYVCSADPTLDVLSSWANVGVVAHANEPETIADTIEYLVSRWRWRTEIALRNSTRSFPELREVLRGEQPGEQSGEQNGAQAPNSATPRQDAGANAGKPLGTTRSANPSAIPSATPGADSVAGGETDRGERIIVAIDGLEAVLESLPGASSASFLELITGGRVVGIHFVISAESVENLPAAWRGAFGMRIELNGSVPGRGLVADDPRAIQIAVLGNDPSEPVQTRILERLGTLAKIPAHRIGRLAVPVFATALTTAPKGEMALGLSAPGGRQINTITSGVYLIARGDGEVDRAVSLAVMRWLARSLRNSSPDTGMVLLSAQSREDSSPALETLAGLEIWDAVACGFADFSDFYHQLLSVAEQKSPPGFPGLAIYIADLPGFALNTDAAAAMADVIRAARSRGHLVFASGAANSRDGLSWMTDSELNAVVKAPAAGLSLGLSAADTTAIFGVSVPQDGTMFPPARGYWIHRGQATKIQLPQENG; from the coding sequence ATGCGTCGACCGGTCCGAATCCTGGTGGAGGGCAATCCCACCGAAGTGCTGTTAAACGCGGACGCGCGCGCCCGGGTTGCCGATGTGGCCGCAGCTTTGGGCGGAGGCCCGACCTCTCGCCTCACCGTCACGCCGTTAGCGCCCTTGCTCGATCCGGGCGGCACCGGGTCGCTGCCGGTCGTTGCCGAGGCCACTGGGTCACAAGTCCCGAGTGGCGAGACTGGCGGGTCAGGTCCGGCTCAGGTCGGGAAACCTTACGTGTTACCGCGAGCGTTGCCGCTGGCGAAAGCGCCGATACCGCCGGGAGCAGGTTTAGCACTCGCGGGGGATAACGCCGAGCTACCGCCAGCTCCGGCGGGCATGAAGTCGTTGCTGACTTATTCCCCCCAACCGGTTGCTGACCCCGAACCGTTGGGGATCAACGTAGAAATGCCTGCCCGGCCCCGCCTGTGGCTGGCGAATTCCGCTACGCTCGCCGTGCCCGTGGTGCCGGTGGCCCTGTTTGGGGTGTTGTCGGTCATTTTTCCCAGTGCTGCGGCGTTTGCCCTGCTGGGGCTCGCTGTGGTGGCGGGCGGCGCTGAAGTGGGGTGGGCTCTGACCCAAAACCGGGCGGCTTGGGTACGGTATGAGCGTGACATGGCTGCGCTCACTCCGCAGATTCAGACGGCTTTGGACCAACGTGACGCGGCGATACGCGCCAGCGTCACCGACCTGGCGGACCCGCGCAACGCCCTGCTGCCCGGACTGTGGGGACACGCGAGTGCACAAATGCGGATTCCGGTCGGTTTCACCCAGGCTCATTCCGAAATCACGTTGAGCAGTCCCGCAGATGTGGCCCCGTTTCGTGGCTGGGGAGCGATGGCGGGGTCGAACGCGGAGACGAGCCACACGACCTCGGGACAAGTCGCGGCCATCAACCGCCGAATCAGCGCGATTGGTGCCGCCGCTGTCGGCGAGGGACACACCGGCCTGGAAGTCGCTTATGTTCCCGCTGATTCCGGCCCGCTAGCGGTGACCGGTCCGCGCAACCTGCGCGGACCCGCGCTGAATCAGTTGCTGATTCGCGCTGCTCTGCGCTATTCCCCGGCCGACCTGAAAATCGTGGTCGCTGGGGCGAAACCCGCACAATGGGCGTGGGTCAGCTTCCTGCCTCATGGCGAGGCGGTGCGCGAGGATTTAGAGTTAGAGCCGGTCAGCGATTTGAGTGAAACCAGCGCCGAACGTCTGGCACAAGCCTGGACCAGCCGCAAAGGACAGCGCGGTTCACGCCAACGCCTGTTGCTGGTGGTGGACGGAGAAGTTCCGGCCGCCTCAAGATGGGAAGATTTCGCTACAGAGCCTGGCGTTTGGTTGGTTAACGCGGTTGACGACCTCAGCAGTGCGGTCAGCGCCGCTCGGCAAGTTCTGGACCTGGCGACCGGGTCTTGGCAAGACGGTGTGTCCCGCATTCCCGGAGCTAACCCCCCTGGCCCGCGCCACACCGCTTCGAACGGGATTCCCCTGCAGTCCGCCCGCCCGAGCCTGCTGAGCGTGGAACCCCTGCTGCTGACCGCCCCCAGCGCGCGAAAAATCGCCGAACTCCTGGCCAACCTGAAGCTGCCCGGTAAAACCGCCGAGCCTTTGCCCGCAGTCGCCCAGTTGACCGATGTTTATCCCCTGACGGCCGGCGAAAGCGCGGCGTTTTTAGGTGAGTCGGGGGATAAATCCCGCTGCGCGGCGGCGATTGGCTACGGCACTGCCGGCCCGGTGACTTTGGATCTGGCTGATGGCCAGAACGCCATCGTGGCAGGAGAAAACCAGGCTGCCCGGAACAATGTCATCGCTGCCTATCTGGCGGGTTTGGCCTTGACCCAGCGCCCGGAGGACGTGAGCTGGGTCATTTTTGACTCCCGCGGCACGAAATGGGGCGAAGTGGGGCAGGCCCCGCACTGTTTAGGTATCGAGCCGGGGCGGGGAGATGCTGTGTTTGCCCGGCTGCGCCGCTACTTGGAAGCGGAAACCGAGCGGCGCGAAATTTGGCTGAGCGAATCCGGGGCGGGCAGTCTGGCGCGGGCACACGAAGCCAAGATTGCGGGAGTTCCGGCGGATTTAATTGTCGTCATAGCTGTTGGGGAGGCATTTAACTCACGGCAGCTCTCGCAGCTGGCGGAGCGGTTGCACATGTACCGCGCCCTGGGATTGCACCTGCTGGTGAGCAGCGGGGATACCGAAAAGCTCCCGCGCGAAGCCCTGAAATACCTGCCGACACGTGTGGTGTTACACCTGGAGGACGCAGCCCTAGAGATGGTTTGCGGCAGTTTTGAAATTGACCCACACTCGACTTTCGCGCATCCCGGCCGCGGAGTCCTGCTGGTAGGCGGGGTAGCCACCGGCTTCCAGACCCTAAATACCCTGATGACTACTGATTTCGCTGACGCTCAGTTGGCTCCCGTGAACTTCACCGCCCTGGGCGGAGCGGCGTTCCCGCCAGCGCTATCGGCGGGCGGACAATGGCGGGTTCCGGCCCTCGCGGGTCGCAGTTCCAGCCGGGCTGGCCAGAGCGGGGACCAGCCCACGGTAGATGTGCCGCGGGCGGCAACGCCACTGTCAGTGCTGGCAGGGTCGTTTTGCCGCGGGAAATCCACAATCAGACGCTGGACTTCCGGACTGGAAAAGGTGTATGACCTGGCGGCCTTGGGACAATCCAGTGACACGGAGTTCCGCCTGGGGGTGCGCGATGACCTGGGACGCCAAGATGTCGTCCCCTTTGGCTTTAGCCCTGACCGGGAGGGCAACCTGTTCGTGGCAGGTCCGAGCGGCAGCGGGCGCACCGGAGTGTTGCGAGCTATCGCTGCCGATAGTTTGAACACCGGAGGTCGTCCGGTTGCTCTCTATGTCTGCAGTGCTGACCCCACCCTCGATGTGCTGTCGAGCTGGGCAAACGTGGGTGTGGTAGCCCATGCCAACGAGCCGGAGACGATTGCTGACACCATTGAGTACCTGGTCAGCCGGTGGCGTTGGCGCACCGAAATTGCGCTGCGCAACTCCACCCGCAGTTTCCCCGAACTGCGTGAAGTGCTGCGCGGGGAACAGCCCGGTGAGCAGTCCGGCGAACAGAACGGTGCCCAGGCCCCGAACTCGGCGACACCTCGGCAGGACGCTGGTGCGAACGCAGGCAAACCCCTCGGAACAACCCGCAGCGCGAACCCCAGCGCTATTCCCAGTGCAACCCCCGGCGCTGATAGCGTAGCGGGCGGCGAAACCGACCGTGGCGAGCGAATTATCGTCGCGATTGACGGTCTGGAAGCCGTGTTGGAATCCCTGCCTGGAGCCAGTTCCGCCAGTTTCCTGGAACTCATCACCGGAGGCAGAGTCGTCGGAATCCACTTCGTTATTAGTGCCGAGAGCGTTGAGAACCTACCGGCAGCGTGGCGAGGCGCATTCGGAATGCGAATCGAGTTAAACGGTTCCGTCCCCGGCCGCGGCCTGGTTGCGGATGACCCGCGAGCTATTCAGATAGCTGTCCTCGGCAACGACCCTTCCGAGCCAGTCCAGACACGCATCCTGGAGCGCTTGGGGACGCTGGCAAAAATCCCAGCCCACCGGATTGGCCGGTTGGCAGTGCCGGTGTTCGCCACCGCCCTCACCACTGCTCCCAAGGGAGAAATGGCATTGGGGCTGAGCGCCCCCGGAGGCCGGCAAATCAATACCATCACCAGCGGGGTTTACCTCATCGCACGAGGCGACGGGGAAGTCGACCGGGCGGTGAGCTTGGCGGTCATGCGCTGGCTGGCTCGTTCGCTGCGTAATTCCAGCCCGGACACCGGGATGGTGCTGTTGTCTGCCCAAAGCCGTGAGGATAGTTCGCCCGCGTTGGAAACCCTGGCTGGCCTGGAGATTTGGGACGCGGTCGCCTGTGGTTTCGCAGACTTCAGCGACTTTTATCACCAGCTGCTTTCCGTTGCGGAACAAAAATCCCCGCCGGGATTCCCCGGTTTAGCCATCTATATTGCCGACCTGCCCGGATTCGCGCTGAACACGGACGCCGCCGCAGCCATGGCAGACGTCATCCGCGCGGCACGCAGCCGCGGACACCTGGTTTTCGCATCGGGCGCTGCCAATTCCCGTGACGGGCTGTCCTGGATGACTGACTCCGAGCTGAATGCGGTGGTCAAAGCCCCTGCCGCGGGATTGTCCCTCGGCTTGAGCGCCGCCGACACCACCGCCATCTTCGGTGTCAGCGTCCCCCAAGACGGCACCATGTTCCCGCCCGCTCGCGGCTACTGGATTCACCGCGGTCAGGCCACAAAAATCCAGCTCCCCCAAGAAAACGGCTAG
- a CDS encoding LacI family DNA-binding transcriptional regulator: MARTPRKANGASSIHDVAQRAEVSAQTVSRVVRGHKNVSDETRQRVLSAIAELNYTPNRAARALRTGTYDVIGLLTQEIRRTGEAHTSNGVIDRAAELGFSVSLVQVEYPHTDQAHRAMSLLSQEDIDGLVIVQCGDASAEQLAIPPHLPVASSDSNLVDIYPSASADQVGGVKAAMKHLLELGHQTVFHISGPKRSRSAQVRQETWEQCLRAAGRKVPPVIPGDWSAQAGYAAGKRLAQNPDVTAVFCADDEIALGLVRALHENGVRVPQDVSVIGFDGIEMSEFSFPPLTTVRQDFYAAGVEMVNLIVRQLAGETTDLHRTIPTELIVRSTTAAPPHL; the protein is encoded by the coding sequence ATGGCCCGAACTCCCCGCAAAGCAAACGGCGCCAGCTCTATCCATGACGTGGCGCAGCGGGCGGAAGTATCGGCCCAGACAGTTTCTCGGGTCGTGCGCGGACACAAAAATGTTTCAGACGAAACCCGCCAGCGCGTGTTGAGCGCCATCGCCGAACTCAACTACACCCCCAACCGGGCCGCCCGCGCCTTGCGCACCGGCACTTATGACGTCATCGGGCTGCTGACCCAAGAAATTCGACGCACCGGGGAAGCACACACCTCCAACGGGGTCATTGACCGGGCTGCTGAACTCGGTTTTTCCGTCAGTTTGGTGCAGGTGGAATATCCGCACACCGACCAGGCCCACCGCGCTATGTCACTGCTGTCCCAAGAGGATATTGACGGACTGGTCATTGTGCAATGCGGGGACGCCAGCGCGGAGCAACTGGCGATTCCTCCCCATTTGCCGGTGGCTTCCTCGGATTCCAACTTGGTGGACATTTATCCCTCGGCCTCTGCCGACCAGGTGGGCGGGGTCAAAGCTGCCATGAAACACCTGCTGGAGCTGGGCCACCAGACGGTTTTTCACATCAGCGGCCCGAAACGTTCCCGTTCCGCCCAAGTTCGCCAGGAAACTTGGGAACAGTGCCTTCGGGCGGCCGGGCGAAAGGTGCCGCCCGTCATACCCGGAGATTGGTCGGCCCAAGCTGGATATGCGGCCGGGAAACGACTCGCACAGAATCCCGATGTGACCGCGGTTTTCTGCGCAGATGACGAAATTGCTTTGGGGCTGGTGCGGGCCTTGCACGAGAACGGGGTGCGAGTTCCGCAAGATGTTTCCGTTATCGGTTTTGACGGTATCGAAATGTCCGAGTTTTCTTTCCCGCCCCTCACCACGGTGCGTCAGGATTTTTATGCGGCCGGAGTGGAAATGGTCAATCTCATTGTCCGCCAGCTGGCCGGGGAAACCACCGACCTGCACCGGACGATTCCCACCGAACTCATCGTGAGGTCCACCACTGCCGCCCCACCCCACTTGTGA